The Chryseolinea soli genome contains a region encoding:
- a CDS encoding ABC transporter permease produces MKEKDSTPPAWLFRLLSWFCPEHLLEEIEGDLFHQFEQNVKRLGAAKAKWRLAWSIIRFFRPGILLRNKFSPPLNSYPMLRYHLKFATRAFLKDKFFSTLNILGLALGIAVGVVLLLILQSDLSYDKHYALHDRIYRVGCHQQQTGLDIRWARSAMNLGMVLKTEMPEIEEVVRINRDGSRILVKHEGRDGLKEFYEEGIIDADTTYFKVFDHPFVYGDPKTCLQTANAVVVTETIAHKYFGSEDPLGQSLVIGSDSWIVTGVIRDLPENTHLKFDLLMSNRNFVEGEKIASENFWNPGSYLYIVVPKNYEPQTFHAKFPALFDKYFKAFSVEVDGRYSPILEPLTEIHFHSDLDQDEPRGNIAYLYGFGATGILIMLMACINYMNLSTAKSTRRATEIAIKKLVGSNRQLLAISILVESVFLSLISLLLALVMVYGVLNFTSFDQLIGKNLVFDPFQNPGLMVVSLAVALCIGLLSGLYPAIFLSTSPLLTALKGKFKTSPSNRLFRKVLITTQFAISILVIVCTWFMGDQIEFISNKALGFNKDNILVLPIPDSAVEHNIPALKNALLQNPRIAGVTTGGTVVGANAGGAMNFWAETSSGMKQSGYAVIFVGEDYVKTMGLKILEGRDFKAGPVADDETPYIVNETAAKRLGWGAHAVGKAMKFFHGDIPGHVVGVVEDFNFKSLRNAVEPLLIIRTNSESGYLHIKLSGEELSQTISDIQAKWTQHAPGHPFDFFFLDQRFNEQYNDDVRQHKLLSILSGISIFISLLGLIGLSAFAATQRVKEIGVRKVLGANIPDILFLLSKDILLLVVLSAVLVIPVSWWVMTQWMENFAYKTQLDYLLYIAVTVMALILVFLTIGFQSFKSARANPVDSLKYE; encoded by the coding sequence ATGAAAGAAAAAGATTCAACACCGCCCGCCTGGCTGTTCCGTTTACTTTCGTGGTTCTGCCCGGAACATCTCCTGGAGGAAATTGAAGGCGATCTCTTCCACCAGTTTGAACAAAATGTAAAACGTTTGGGAGCGGCAAAGGCGAAGTGGAGGCTGGCATGGAGCATCATCCGGTTCTTCCGCCCCGGGATACTTTTGAGAAATAAATTTTCGCCTCCCTTAAATTCATATCCTATGCTGCGCTATCACCTCAAATTCGCCACGCGTGCTTTTCTGAAAGATAAATTTTTCTCTACCCTCAATATTCTGGGATTGGCGTTGGGCATTGCCGTGGGCGTCGTCTTGTTGCTGATCCTTCAAAGCGACCTTTCGTACGACAAGCACTATGCCCTCCACGATCGCATCTACCGGGTGGGATGTCACCAGCAGCAGACCGGATTGGATATTCGTTGGGCCCGGTCGGCGATGAACCTGGGGATGGTACTGAAGACCGAAATGCCTGAAATAGAAGAGGTGGTTCGCATCAACCGGGATGGTTCACGCATATTGGTAAAACATGAAGGTCGCGATGGGTTGAAAGAGTTTTACGAGGAAGGAATCATCGATGCAGACACCACTTATTTTAAAGTATTTGATCATCCCTTTGTCTATGGCGATCCGAAAACCTGCTTGCAAACCGCCAATGCAGTCGTGGTAACGGAAACGATCGCGCACAAGTATTTTGGTTCCGAGGACCCCTTGGGACAGTCACTCGTCATTGGAAGTGACTCCTGGATCGTTACCGGTGTCATCCGGGACCTGCCCGAGAACACGCACCTCAAGTTCGACCTGTTGATGTCGAACCGGAACTTTGTAGAGGGAGAAAAGATCGCCTCGGAAAATTTCTGGAATCCGGGGAGCTATTTGTACATCGTGGTTCCGAAGAATTATGAACCACAGACTTTTCACGCAAAATTTCCGGCACTTTTTGACAAATATTTTAAAGCGTTTAGCGTGGAAGTAGACGGGAGATATTCTCCCATACTGGAGCCTTTAACGGAGATCCATTTTCATTCCGACCTTGACCAGGACGAGCCGCGGGGCAACATCGCCTATCTCTATGGTTTTGGGGCAACGGGCATCCTAATCATGCTCATGGCTTGCATCAACTACATGAACCTTTCGACGGCAAAGTCCACACGCCGGGCAACGGAAATCGCGATAAAGAAACTGGTTGGCTCCAACCGGCAACTCCTGGCCATTTCCATATTGGTCGAGTCGGTTTTCTTGTCACTGATCTCTCTGCTGCTTGCGCTTGTCATGGTGTATGGTGTCTTGAATTTCACGTCTTTTGATCAGTTGATCGGAAAGAATCTGGTCTTTGATCCTTTCCAAAATCCGGGGTTGATGGTGGTGTCGCTAGCGGTAGCGTTGTGCATCGGTTTATTATCGGGACTCTACCCTGCCATTTTCCTCTCTACTTCACCCCTGCTGACCGCGTTGAAGGGCAAGTTTAAAACAAGTCCATCAAACCGGCTGTTCAGAAAAGTTTTGATCACAACGCAATTTGCAATTTCCATTTTAGTGATCGTATGTACCTGGTTTATGGGCGATCAGATCGAATTTATCAGCAACAAAGCGCTGGGTTTTAACAAGGATAATATTTTGGTTTTGCCCATTCCGGATAGCGCGGTGGAGCACAACATTCCGGCCCTCAAAAATGCGTTGCTTCAAAATCCTCGCATAGCCGGAGTGACCACCGGGGGAACGGTGGTGGGAGCGAACGCGGGTGGAGCGATGAATTTCTGGGCAGAGACTTCTTCGGGGATGAAGCAATCGGGTTATGCGGTGATCTTCGTTGGCGAGGACTATGTTAAAACCATGGGCCTAAAGATCCTGGAGGGTCGTGATTTTAAGGCCGGCCCCGTGGCCGATGACGAAACACCCTACATCGTGAACGAAACCGCGGCCAAACGGCTGGGTTGGGGTGCTCACGCGGTGGGGAAGGCCATGAAGTTTTTTCATGGTGATATTCCCGGGCATGTGGTTGGCGTGGTCGAGGATTTTAATTTCAAGTCGCTGCGCAACGCGGTCGAACCGCTTCTGATCATTCGAACGAATAGCGAGAGCGGCTATCTCCACATCAAACTGAGCGGTGAAGAACTCTCCCAAACCATTTCCGACATCCAAGCGAAATGGACGCAGCATGCGCCCGGCCATCCCTTTGATTTTTTCTTTCTCGACCAGCGCTTCAACGAGCAATACAACGACGATGTGCGGCAGCATAAGTTGTTGTCGATCTTATCCGGCATATCTATCTTCATCTCCCTGTTGGGCTTGATCGGCTTATCGGCCTTTGCGGCAACACAGCGCGTTAAAGAGATCGGGGTCAGAAAAGTGTTGGGAGCAAACATCCCGGATATTCTTTTCTTATTATCAAAAGACATCCTCCTTCTGGTCGTCCTCTCGGCCGTGCTGGTGATCCCCGTTTCATGGTGGGTGATGACGCAATGGATGGAAAATTTTGCGTACAAAACCCAATTAGATTATTTGCTCTACATCGCGGTGACCGTCATGGCATTGATCCTGGTTTTTTTAACCATAGGCTTTCAATCGTTCAAATCGGCACGCGCCAACCCGGTCGATAGTTTGAAATACGAATGA
- a CDS encoding SMEK domain-containing protein: protein MLNSGKYFDTIIENITILRREIESKAALGFTDLNKYCEDFVKEILNRVYGYELKNLNQKSSSFPGLDLGDKTAGIAFQITSTRTSEKVDATLLQCLDKKHYQTFQKINVFVLTSKQTSYTIRTVTAPHFSFDWKVNVLDFDDVYADIAALDVDRRKQLRDYIQKELPHFQKRINSSAGNGWAQIGQIVKVLAPLALTLSVFAAMNYPSWLTSRCNEPLDRIIILTSKFSPGPQDDFGVSLRSQLAMDIDVDSINTDSLNRYLTLTGTTFRDSLKSIFKEKCRSRGLLIFGNYSLESKRVDCGIFVNLEDVAKRNGALVYVKNPDSVKFVIDNQVEIISKFVIALLLGRSDQSLDRSEKLLREVLKLNTSKANKHFIAYIHLYLGNVAFRKRQYYDAKKEFAYGLNQGVDNAFLEYNMGATFLALHQRDSASKAFERAARLNPKLKVSPELLAFETWIAGEDMFIFQDSNKLFGLMDLEGRILLKPSYTDISPFKNGLARFEDRKDRALVGFLDKKGRVKIPAKFKDATSFDGGVSVVTNLDNKYGVIDTTGRTVVSFDYDQIASLKNGELFLAAKGDHMGVINRNNEVVEPFKYIYTVADSGFETLSHSHRITFSAISYDYDFDDAYLLSVNESQRGGNSKSIDKKWGLVDIKTGYVTECKYDRLIDAGYPYVEAFLNNQIALITAQGDIVVDFGSGFTSFQSLGTPGNKMIVAWKGNHTQLLRLANGKVAETMPISADSCHYIRYAGAGRLCGQTSDGAILFDLTGKRIAKTDCENFLSFDDEGKSTCEVRGLAHVIDVNGNMISQ from the coding sequence ATGCTCAACAGTGGCAAATACTTCGACACGATCATCGAAAACATAACCATCCTTCGCAGGGAAATCGAATCTAAAGCAGCGTTGGGATTCACCGACCTCAACAAATACTGCGAAGATTTTGTAAAAGAAATACTCAATCGTGTTTACGGCTACGAACTCAAGAATCTAAATCAAAAGAGTTCATCCTTTCCGGGGCTAGACCTCGGAGACAAAACGGCGGGGATTGCCTTTCAGATTACATCCACGCGAACCAGTGAAAAAGTTGATGCCACGCTCCTCCAATGTCTCGACAAGAAGCACTATCAAACTTTCCAAAAGATAAATGTGTTCGTTCTGACGTCAAAACAAACGAGTTACACAATAAGAACTGTCACCGCACCACATTTTTCATTTGATTGGAAGGTGAATGTATTGGACTTTGATGATGTGTATGCAGATATCGCTGCACTTGATGTGGACCGGCGAAAACAACTAAGGGATTATATCCAAAAAGAGCTTCCGCATTTTCAGAAACGAATCAATTCAAGCGCTGGCAATGGCTGGGCACAGATCGGACAAATCGTTAAGGTCCTCGCACCGCTCGCCTTAACGCTAAGCGTCTTCGCTGCCATGAATTATCCGTCCTGGCTGACTTCGCGCTGCAACGAACCACTGGATCGCATCATCATTCTAACTTCTAAATTCTCACCCGGACCGCAAGATGATTTCGGCGTCAGTTTGAGGAGCCAATTGGCTATGGATATTGATGTTGATAGCATAAACACGGATTCATTGAATCGCTACCTAACCCTCACCGGAACTACCTTTAGAGACTCCTTGAAGTCAATCTTCAAAGAAAAATGCAGATCCCGGGGTCTTTTGATTTTTGGAAACTATAGCCTAGAATCGAAAAGAGTTGATTGCGGCATATTCGTCAACCTTGAAGATGTGGCAAAGAGAAACGGGGCATTGGTTTATGTCAAGAACCCCGATTCCGTGAAATTTGTCATTGACAATCAAGTAGAGATCATCTCCAAGTTCGTCATCGCGCTCCTGCTCGGCAGATCGGATCAGTCTTTGGATCGCTCCGAAAAACTCTTGCGCGAAGTATTGAAGTTGAACACGAGTAAGGCCAACAAACATTTCATTGCATATATTCATTTGTACTTGGGAAATGTTGCGTTTCGAAAACGTCAATACTATGACGCAAAAAAGGAATTCGCGTATGGCCTTAACCAAGGCGTCGACAACGCGTTTTTAGAGTACAACATGGGCGCAACTTTTCTAGCGTTGCATCAACGGGATTCCGCATCAAAAGCCTTTGAGCGAGCCGCACGCTTAAATCCAAAACTGAAGGTCTCACCTGAACTGTTGGCATTCGAAACATGGATTGCCGGTGAAGACATGTTTATCTTTCAGGATTCAAACAAGCTATTCGGACTTATGGATCTGGAGGGCCGAATATTGTTAAAGCCAAGTTATACCGATATTTCCCCATTTAAGAATGGGCTTGCTCGTTTTGAAGATCGCAAGGATCGAGCGCTGGTTGGTTTCCTCGATAAAAAAGGCCGTGTTAAAATTCCCGCCAAATTTAAAGATGCTACTTCATTTGACGGCGGGGTGTCGGTTGTTACTAATCTTGACAACAAATATGGAGTTATTGACACGACCGGAAGGACGGTCGTATCTTTCGACTATGATCAAATCGCTTCCCTAAAAAACGGAGAATTGTTCTTAGCCGCAAAGGGCGACCACATGGGAGTCATAAACAGAAACAATGAAGTTGTTGAACCCTTCAAATACATTTATACTGTCGCTGATTCTGGCTTTGAGACGCTCAGCCATAGCCATCGTATCACGTTTTCGGCCATTTCATACGACTATGATTTTGATGATGCATACCTGCTATCTGTGAACGAATCCCAGAGGGGTGGAAACTCAAAAAGCATAGATAAGAAATGGGGTCTGGTTGACATTAAGACGGGATATGTTACGGAATGCAAGTATGACAGGCTGATCGATGCAGGTTATCCCTATGTTGAAGCGTTCCTGAACAATCAAATCGCTTTGATAACGGCACAGGGTGACATTGTCGTTGATTTTGGCAGTGGATTTACTTCATTCCAATCACTCGGCACCCCCGGTAATAAAATGATCGTTGCCTGGAAAGGCAATCATACTCAATTGTTGCGGCTCGCCAACGGAAAAGTAGCAGAGACCATGCCGATCAGCGCCGACTCCTGCCATTATATCAGATATGCCGGCGCCGGCCGATTGTGTGGCCAGACCAGTGACGGCGCCATTTTGTTCGACCTTACGGGCAAACGAATTGCAAAAACGGATTGCGAAAATTTCCTTTCTTTTGATGATGAAGGTAAATCGACCTGCGAAGTTCGTGGATTAGCTCATGTCATCGATGTTAATGGAAACATGATTTCTCAATAG
- a CDS encoding amidohydrolase family protein: MTNQRYQAPAKDPIINCHTHIFTADHVPPWLGRTFLPLGTYFLLTTGFIVGLGKFWFMGKFMRRLRRLRRSRVSQWMYTISWAIRRTWISDFLVSTVGYWLTAHTFFYVYHVVSSVIKPNTGEKQVDDVYQWFRQSPFFMDITNPWGKVAIALIVLLFFSSGRNLILFTFKKLFRFLAMLPGPATREFLLRYINLGRFAIYSEQSRIYSRLRKQYPPGSAFVILPMDMEFMGAGKLKKEHRFKTQMQELSTIKKNHPETTFPFVFIHPERMKDTSFFDYDLIDGKVELKKACDVYRYIEKENFTGFKIYPALGYYPFDEQLLPLWRYAADHEIPIMSHCIIGTIFYRGPKLRDWNQHPVFEEVRSLAAEEEEDFGILEQPEEKKHRKPAAPTAYERFPLKMHELENKEFQRNFTHPLNYLCLLDDDHLIKVLKKATNPKTREVFGLKNGKLEYNLQRLKICLAHFGGDDEWKQYYELDRHHFVHQLTMKPDWGIDFFETDGEPRPGKIGQLWKNKVDWYSIICSLILQYPNVYADISYIVHNPEIIPLLKKTLAKENIRLRSRVLFGTDFYVVRNHKSEREMLTELQAALSEEDFDQIARTNPRDYLSRKTFHP, encoded by the coding sequence ATGACGAATCAACGATACCAGGCACCTGCAAAAGATCCGATCATCAATTGTCATACACATATATTCACCGCCGATCACGTGCCCCCCTGGCTGGGACGGACATTCTTGCCATTGGGCACTTACTTTCTTTTGACTACCGGTTTCATCGTTGGCCTGGGCAAATTCTGGTTTATGGGGAAATTCATGAGAAGGCTCCGGAGGCTTCGCAGATCGCGGGTCTCTCAGTGGATGTATACGATCTCGTGGGCTATCCGAAGAACCTGGATTTCCGATTTTCTGGTAAGCACTGTCGGATATTGGCTTACCGCTCACACGTTCTTCTACGTCTACCACGTGGTTTCTTCTGTGATAAAACCAAACACCGGCGAAAAACAAGTGGATGATGTCTATCAGTGGTTTCGTCAGAGCCCGTTCTTCATGGATATTACCAATCCCTGGGGAAAAGTTGCTATTGCTCTGATCGTATTGTTGTTTTTCTCCTCTGGCCGGAACTTGATTCTATTCACCTTTAAAAAGCTCTTTCGCTTTCTCGCCATGCTGCCCGGCCCGGCGACGCGTGAGTTCCTTTTGCGCTATATTAATTTGGGAAGATTTGCTATCTACAGCGAACAATCCCGGATCTACAGTCGGCTTCGAAAACAATATCCCCCGGGCTCGGCCTTCGTCATCTTGCCGATGGATATGGAGTTCATGGGTGCTGGGAAACTCAAAAAAGAGCATCGTTTCAAGACCCAGATGCAAGAGCTCTCGACGATCAAGAAAAACCATCCCGAAACAACGTTTCCCTTTGTCTTTATTCATCCCGAACGAATGAAAGATACATCTTTCTTTGACTACGATCTCATCGATGGGAAGGTCGAACTAAAAAAGGCGTGTGATGTTTACCGTTACATCGAAAAAGAAAACTTTACTGGTTTTAAAATATATCCCGCGCTGGGCTACTATCCGTTTGACGAACAGCTACTACCCCTTTGGCGCTACGCCGCCGATCACGAAATACCCATCATGTCGCATTGTATTATCGGGACGATCTTCTACAGAGGGCCGAAATTGAGGGACTGGAATCAGCACCCCGTCTTCGAGGAAGTGCGGTCACTGGCAGCGGAGGAAGAAGAAGATTTCGGCATCCTGGAACAGCCCGAAGAAAAGAAGCACCGGAAACCAGCAGCTCCCACCGCTTACGAAAGGTTCCCACTGAAAATGCATGAACTTGAAAACAAAGAATTCCAACGAAATTTCACGCACCCGCTGAACTACCTGTGTTTGCTGGACGATGACCACCTGATCAAGGTTTTAAAGAAAGCAACCAACCCAAAAACCCGCGAAGTATTTGGTTTGAAGAACGGTAAGTTGGAATACAACCTTCAAAGGCTAAAGATCTGTCTGGCCCATTTCGGCGGGGATGACGAGTGGAAACAATACTACGAACTGGACCGGCACCATTTTGTTCATCAATTGACCATGAAGCCGGATTGGGGCATCGATTTCTTCGAAACGGACGGAGAACCCCGCCCCGGAAAAATCGGCCAGCTCTGGAAAAACAAAGTAGATTGGTATTCGATCATCTGTAGCCTGATCCTTCAATATCCCAATGTCTATGCGGACATCAGCTATATCGTACACAATCCCGAGATCATCCCGTTGCTAAAAAAGACCTTAGCCAAGGAAAATATCCGGTTACGCAGTCGTGTGCTTTTCGGTACAGATTTTTATGTGGTCCGGAACCACAAATCGGAACGAGAGATGCTCACCGAGTTACAAGCTGCCCTGAGCGAAGAGGATTTTGATCAAATTGCCCGCACCAATCCCCGGGATTACTTGTCTCGCAAAACATTTCATCCTTAA
- a CDS encoding sigma-70 family RNA polymerase sigma factor translates to MKNYQRVLFPYAYNILGSADDAKDAIQDVMSAFLTANHEHVGNEKNYLIRSVINRAITIKNKKKKLRYGDVWLPEPVATEGADTQADLKDIVSYSLLILLEQLTAKERAVFILKEAFSYSHEDISGVLSTTVETSRKILSRAKEKLKQQPASTRPKTGSSSEVLHHYIAAIRARNIEQLEALLSQDIAFHADGGANMNIVAKYLSGAHEVSGLLLYIYDKYQTGFFIIPAEINHEPSLLFYSGSTLVSCQVFDLSPEGKILRINTIIDPEKLKNIQLPVR, encoded by the coding sequence ATGAAGAATTATCAACGGGTTCTTTTTCCATATGCCTATAACATCCTTGGCTCGGCCGACGACGCCAAGGATGCTATACAAGACGTCATGTCTGCTTTTCTCACGGCAAACCACGAGCATGTGGGGAACGAAAAGAACTACCTGATCCGGAGTGTCATCAACCGGGCCATCACCATCAAGAACAAAAAGAAGAAGCTACGCTATGGCGATGTGTGGCTGCCGGAGCCTGTAGCCACCGAAGGTGCCGATACGCAAGCCGACCTGAAAGATATCGTTTCCTACTCCCTGCTCATTCTACTCGAGCAACTCACAGCAAAAGAACGGGCCGTGTTCATCTTAAAAGAGGCCTTCAGCTACTCACATGAAGATATCTCGGGCGTGCTCTCGACTACGGTTGAGACCTCGCGAAAAATACTGAGCCGGGCCAAAGAAAAGCTAAAACAACAGCCGGCCAGCACCAGGCCTAAAACAGGTTCCTCTTCTGAAGTTCTCCACCATTATATCGCTGCCATTCGCGCACGGAACATCGAACAGCTGGAAGCGCTGCTCTCGCAAGACATCGCATTCCATGCCGATGGTGGCGCTAACATGAACATCGTCGCCAAGTATCTTTCCGGCGCGCACGAAGTTTCCGGTCTTCTACTCTATATCTACGACAAATACCAGACGGGTTTCTTTATTATTCCCGCGGAAATCAATCACGAGCCTTCGCTCCTGTTCTACTCCGGGTCAACCCTGGTAAGCTGCCAGGTGTTTGATCTTTCGCCCGAAGGAAAAATTCTACGGATCAACACCATCATTGATCCCGAAAAGCTCAAGAATATTCAGCTTCCGGTCAGGTAG
- a CDS encoding DUF1338 domain-containing protein, producing MNELLEGVLKGLMGRYKERVPDVSAVMAAMKKEGVIQNDSEIENDHIAFRSLGVPHLGIQSLEKVFLHLGYTKRDYYFFPEKKLNAYWYAPPAENFPRIFISELRVGDLSPASQEVIRKYTGTLHSDPVDSLDLNDVAKVDAFLHSHFWSIPTLQDYLALQEESEYAAWVMYNKYYLNHFTISVHSLKPGYNTIQEFNTFLERNGFVLNDSGGKYKQSPDGLLLQSSTVAKMIEAEFANGEKHTISGSYVEFAERRVLPQFRNLPPQEIGRQHRREGFEAQNANRIFESTYSSQTTKIS from the coding sequence ATGAATGAACTATTGGAGGGCGTCCTGAAGGGGCTGATGGGCCGCTATAAAGAAAGGGTACCGGATGTGTCGGCTGTGATGGCGGCCATGAAGAAGGAGGGTGTGATTCAAAATGACAGCGAAATCGAGAACGATCACATCGCGTTCCGTAGTTTGGGAGTGCCTCATTTGGGGATTCAGTCGCTGGAGAAGGTATTTCTTCACCTCGGCTACACCAAGCGCGACTATTATTTTTTTCCGGAGAAGAAACTGAATGCCTATTGGTATGCACCCCCGGCTGAAAATTTTCCCCGCATTTTTATCAGCGAATTGCGCGTCGGTGATTTGTCGCCAGCTTCCCAGGAAGTGATTCGCAAATATACCGGCACGTTGCATAGCGATCCGGTTGACAGCCTCGACCTGAACGATGTGGCAAAAGTCGATGCGTTTTTGCACAGCCACTTCTGGAGCATCCCAACCCTGCAGGATTATCTGGCGTTGCAGGAAGAGAGCGAGTATGCCGCTTGGGTGATGTACAACAAATACTACCTCAACCACTTCACCATCAGCGTTCATTCCCTGAAGCCGGGCTATAATACCATCCAGGAATTTAATACATTCCTGGAACGAAACGGTTTTGTGCTCAACGATTCGGGTGGAAAATATAAACAGAGCCCCGACGGTTTGCTGCTGCAAAGTTCAACCGTGGCCAAGATGATCGAAGCGGAGTTTGCCAACGGCGAGAAACACACCATCTCCGGATCGTATGTTGAATTCGCCGAACGGCGCGTGCTTCCACAGTTTCGTAATCTTCCCCCTCAGGAGATTGGTCGCCAACACCGGCGTGAGGGCTTTGAGGCCCAAAATGCAAACCGGATTTTTGAGAGCACCTACTCCTCTCAGACGACCAAGATCAGCTAA
- a CDS encoding DUF4919 domain-containing protein — MFLRQLTTVSIILFGLLLAVDGFSQKDNYKKNDKISKAENKRYEKDLKEHPNSAEPHWRHANIVGAFNFREAEEAWRYYDKALKIDSTNAAIWSDFGDYLLRVHEDMRTSLSLYERALKLEPDNKKLQSKVDELTKSVEQIQETARLRSIGRSANRKIDHGIQYSVITNFDSLQAITMNAESPYAYEKLLKRFLEDDLLNEWEVYLLCLGYAKTETYSPYSNVSNDLYKYNKDGQYDKTLASGQELLKTNPVSASLYREMMYASRRKGENEIADRYQRRAQRLYEAMIFTGDGTCDKPYITLTTTEEYALINYLGLYSTGAQALTRCNGAQTDRLSIVDRDEKKGELYFDVTLLFKKLSESFKK, encoded by the coding sequence ATGTTCCTCCGCCAATTGACCACCGTTTCGATCATCTTGTTTGGTCTGCTGCTTGCCGTTGATGGTTTTTCACAAAAAGACAACTACAAAAAGAACGACAAAATATCGAAAGCCGAAAACAAACGCTACGAGAAAGACCTCAAGGAACACCCCAACAGCGCGGAGCCACACTGGCGGCATGCCAATATTGTCGGGGCATTCAATTTCAGAGAAGCGGAGGAGGCCTGGAGATATTACGACAAGGCCTTGAAGATCGATTCAACCAACGCGGCCATCTGGTCTGACTTCGGCGACTACCTGCTCCGGGTACATGAAGATATGAGAACTTCCCTGTCCCTCTATGAGCGTGCACTAAAACTGGAACCGGATAACAAGAAACTTCAGAGCAAGGTGGACGAGTTGACAAAAAGCGTCGAGCAGATCCAGGAAACGGCTCGCCTTCGGAGCATCGGCAGATCGGCAAACAGAAAGATCGACCATGGCATCCAGTATTCGGTGATCACCAACTTCGATTCGCTACAGGCCATTACCATGAACGCAGAAAGTCCTTATGCGTATGAAAAGCTGCTCAAGCGATTCCTGGAAGATGATCTGCTGAATGAATGGGAAGTCTATCTTCTTTGCCTGGGTTATGCGAAGACGGAGACCTATAGTCCGTATTCAAATGTCTCAAATGATCTTTATAAGTACAACAAAGACGGCCAATACGACAAGACACTGGCGAGCGGGCAAGAATTGTTGAAGACAAACCCCGTCAGCGCGTCGTTGTATCGCGAGATGATGTACGCCTCTCGGCGTAAGGGAGAAAATGAAATAGCCGATCGCTACCAGCGCCGCGCACAGCGACTGTACGAAGCCATGATCTTTACAGGCGATGGAACCTGCGACAAGCCTTATATAACACTCACCACTACCGAAGAGTACGCGCTCATTAACTACCTTGGACTTTACAGCACCGGGGCGCAGGCTTTGACGAGATGTAACGGAGCGCAGACCGATCGCCTGAGCATTGTGGACCGGGATGAAAAAAAGGGTGAACTTTATTTCGACGTAACGCTACTTTTTAAAAAGTTGAGCGAATCGTTTAAAAAATAG
- a CDS encoding PadR family transcriptional regulator, with protein sequence MGKEYLGEFEELVLILVAALQDDAYGAAIAEEIERRLKRDVTLSAVHVTLYRLEDKGHVKSKVGGATKERGGRRKRIFTVTSAGMAMLKAMKETRLDLWSMVPQLKMSVS encoded by the coding sequence ATGGGAAAAGAATACCTGGGCGAGTTTGAAGAGTTGGTGTTAATTCTGGTAGCCGCTCTTCAGGACGATGCGTATGGTGCGGCCATTGCCGAGGAAATAGAACGAAGGCTAAAACGCGATGTTACGCTCAGCGCCGTCCATGTCACCCTCTACAGGTTGGAGGACAAAGGCCACGTAAAATCTAAAGTGGGCGGCGCCACCAAGGAGCGCGGTGGCCGGCGCAAAAGAATTTTCACGGTCACCAGCGCCGGCATGGCCATGTTGAAGGCGATGAAGGAGACGCGTCTGGATCTGTGGAGCATGGTTCCTCAATTGAAGATGAGCGTATCATGA